Part of the Brassica oleracea var. oleracea cultivar TO1000 chromosome C8, BOL, whole genome shotgun sequence genome is shown below.
AATCAGATTTTAACGGCGGAGGAGCACTTCTCGTTGCAATCTTATGAGTTACCAGTTAGAGGTATGACAGAGTTCCATGAATGTCTAGAAGGAAATAATCTCTCAGATATGGACTTTCGGGGCACGTTCTTTTCTTGGTTGAATAGGAGACCGGAGGATCCCATTCTCAGGAAACTGGATAGGGCACTGTGTAATGACAAGTGGCGAGAGGTATATCCAGTAGCGGTGACAGTTTTTGAAGCTCCGGGAGATTCTGACCATTCCCCAGCTATAGTGAGTTTTTCGACTCTTCCAGAGGTTAGGAAGTGCAGCTTTAAATATTTCTCGTTCATCTCCACTCACCCGAGGTACTTGGAAGAGATGGTATCGACTTGGCAGGAGGAAATTCCAGTAGGTTCAAAAATGTTTTCACTGGGTCAGAGATTAAAGAATGTTAAAGCGTTGTGTAGAAAGTTGAATAAAGAAGGGTTTGGGAACATTCAACAGAAGGCAAGGGACTCTATGAACGAGCTGAAGGAGATACAAGAGCAGCTGCTTAGCTCCCCGACAGATTCTCTGTTTCACCAGGAATTTGTTGCAAGGAAGAAGTGGCAATTTTTTGAATCAGCTCAGGAGATATTTTTCAGTAGAAAGGCTCGGGTTAGGTGGCAGTCGTGTGGAGATGCTAATACCACCTTCTTCTATAAGGCAGTCTTAGCGCATCAACTTAGAAATTCTATAAGGTGTTTGGTGGATGGAACGGGCCATAGGATCTTTAGTCAGGACCAGATCAAAGATATGGCAGTGGCGTATTTTCATAATCTTCTCGGTTCAGTAGATAATGAAGTGGTGGCAATATCTGAGGAAGAACTGAGAGGTCTGCAACCATACAGATGCCCTTTTGAAGTTGCAGAGAAGCTCATACTCCTACCAACAGATGAAGAGATTATAGGAATTTGGAAGGGAACGCCTAAAAACAAAGCACCAGGCCCTGATGGGCTTGTTGTGGAGTTTTTTTGGGAGGCCTGGGAAGTGGTTGGGAGGGATGCAGTGGAAGCTATAAAAGAGTTTTTTTCAGACGGGTAGGATGCTCAAGCAGTTTAACGCTACAACAATTGCGCTTATTCCGAAAGTTATAGGGGCAGATCAGTTAACAGCTTTCACGCCGGTTTCGCTTTGCTCATCGATCTATAAAGTCATAGCAAGGATTCTGAAGAAGAAGCTAAAGCTATGTATATCAGATATAGTCCAGAGGAATGAAGTGGGGTTTGTTCAGGATCGATTGTTGTGTGAAAATGTGTTGCTAGCTTCAGAGTTAGTTAAGGATTTTTACTGTTAGGGGCAGACAACGCGAGGCTGCCTGAAGATAGACATCTCAAAAGCTTATGACAATTTGAACTGGGATTTTCTTTTGGGATTACTAAAAGCAATAGAGCTCCCAGAGAGGTTTGTGGATTAGATTAAGGAGTGTATCTCTACAACTTCCTATAGCGTTGCAATAAATGGAGAACTCCATGGCTACTTTCAAGGGAAGAATGGACTGAGGCAAGGTGATCTGATATCATCTATGTTATTTGTTATAGCTATGGATGCTCTGTCGAAGAAGTTAGATGAAAGAGCCATCAACGGTCGTTTTGGAATCCACCCGGAGTGTGAAGCCCCGTTGATAACTCATTTAAGCTTTGCAGACGGCGTCTTGATCTTCTTTGATGGGTCAGCAGACTTGTTGAGTGGTATTCTTCAGATTTTGGAGGAATTTCGGCAAATATCAGGACTCAGCATCAACAAGAACAAAACGGAGTTGTTGATAGATGGAGGAAGTGCTAGTAGATGCAGGGAGTTGGCGTCACAAATGGGTATTGCGCAAGGTTCATTGCCGGTGCGATATCTAGGAGTGCCTTTGTCCCCAAGGAAAATGACGCACACTAATTTTCAGCCACTTCTGGATAAGATTTCAGCAAGATTCAACTCTTGGACAATAAAACATTTGTTGTTTGCCGGAAGATTTCAGTTGATACAAGCAGTTATTTACTCAACAATATCATTCTGGGCTTCAATGTTCATCATTCCTAATGAATGCATCCGCATTCTAGAGAGGATGTGTAATGCGTTTTTGTGGAACGGAGCTCCTAATTCAGCAAGAGGGGTAAAGATTGCTTGGGAGTCAGTGTGCACACCCAAGGAAGCAGGAGGGTTGGGGCTTAAGAGACTGGCTGATTGGAATGTTGTTCTTGGATTGAAGTTAATTTGGTTATTGTATGCGGCAGGGGGTTCATTGTGGGTCTCGTGGGTGAGAAGGAACTTAATTGGGTGGAGAATTTTTGGATGTTAGAATTGCAGAGAAACGCAAGCTGGATCTGGAAATCGTTGTGTAAGCTGAGACCTATAGCAAGACCCTTCATCCAGTGTAGAGTGGGCTCGGGGATCACAGCAAAATTTTGGGTAGATAACTGGACGTCATTGGGGCCGCTGATTGATGTAGTGGGAGAGAATGGACCTATGATCACTGGAGTGAATCTTAATGCGGTGGTGGCAGATGCGTTAAGAAATGGAGGTTGGATCTTTGAGAGGAGTAGAAGCAGGAACCCTATTATCTCCTTCATGAGGGAGAGCCTTCCTGCCTCTCAACCGATCATTGAATCAGAGGAAGATGATCAATATGTTTGGGTTACTAATAGGCAGAATGGTTCGGAGGCATTCTCCACTAGTGTAACTTGGAGGAGTTTATTCCCTTGCAACACAGAAGTCTTTTGGCACAAAGAGATCTGGTTTACAGGGCGTATTCCGAAGCATGCCTTTATGTCTTTGATAGCAGCAAGAGACAGGATGGTTACTAGAGATAGACTGATCAGTTGGGGGTTGCAAGTGCCTACGGTCTGTGTACTATGCGTGAGAGACGACGAGAATAGGCAGCATCTCTTCTTTGATTGTGTTTTCAGTAGGCAGGTGTGGTCTCACTTTGTTGACAGATTACACCTCTCTCCTCCAGCACAATTCGAGAGTGGGTTGAGATGGCTGAAGAACCCATCAAGAGACAAGAATGTGAAGCTGATAGTGAGGCTGCTTTATCAAGCTTGTCTATATCTGATTTGGAGGGAAAGAAACTCGAGAATACACTCTGGAAATACTCGATAACCGGGGGCGTTAATTGCTGAGATTAAGCAATTGATCAGACTACGACTCGATCCTTTGTCTCGTGCTCAGGTTTTGAAACAAGGAGAGATCTCGGTGCTCTCAGCATGGTTTGTTGTCTTTTAGAGTTGCACAGAGTAGTTTTTTTTTAGTTTGAGTAGAGAATTTTGGTAGTGGGCTAATGTCTGTCTGTTTTAGGGTTTGGGCCTTTTTTTGTAGTCGCATGTTATATAAATAAAAGAAAAAAAAATATCTTTTATTCTCTCTATGATAATTTTCATATTCATTTGAAGGTTTCATTTGTTATTTTTTCTCTTTCAGTTTTAGTGATTCCTTTATCTGTCAGAGCAGGTTTTGTTATTCTTATTTTTATACTTTTTTCTTACACCAACTTGTATAGTAATTATCTTGTACCAATCAACAAAGAAAATGATATTGTTTTGGTAACTTAGTGATATTATTCTTATAAAACAGTATATCATTACTATTTATTAATCATATGCAGAATGAATCTATTTTATTTGTATGTTATAAAAGTGCAACCTTGCTAAATTGGTAAAATTTGTATTCTTCTCGAAGATATACATTATGTACGTGTTAAACTGATTTATATATTTATTACAATTTATCATCTCTATATATTATTTCTTTTTCGTTACTGCTACTTAAATTTTCGGAATAAATAGGTTTTGAACAGTAACCAAAGAATGAAATGGAACACTGAATTTCTTATCATTCCAAAAAAAAATCACCATTCACAAGGAATAGTTTTTCCCTCTTGTTCCTCCCCATTCTTTTTTTTGTTGAGAAATATAGAACAAAAATATTCCTTGTTAAATTTGATAAGGAACAAGCATTCCTTTTCATTCCTGCAATTTTAGTCCTATACGTTTCTTTCCTATTCATTCCTCGTGTTCCCGAAAAGGTCACCAGTCGGAGCCTTAATAAACAAACATCATTACTGTAAAATCTTGTCATTACAAAAACTCATGATATAGCAAAATTCTCAGTTTTTGTATACACTTTACATATATGATCAATCAAAATCGGCAAATTTTTTTTTTTTTTTTTTAACTAAAAATCGTCGGAAATATTTTTCCGTAGACGATTCTTAAGAACTTACTAAATGCGGTCTAATGAACGGATAGTTGCTAATTCCTATGATTGATTGATCAAATTATTAAAAAGAACTAGTATATGAAATAATAAACAAAAGAGCTTTTTTTTTTGCTCAAACAGAGTCCTTTTTATCATTGCATAAATCAATTGTTAAATAAGAAAAGAGCCATAAAAACTAGGAACTTTCAAATTAAAGTCAAAAAAATCTTCAACTTATGTTTGAGCTAAAAAAATCTTTAACTTTCAAATGTTGGCCGTTTTAACTATCATAATTTGTTGAGTTGGCCATTTAAGAAACCTAAATAGTCAACTGCTAAACTCGATTATAAAAATAAATGTTTGTTAACTCTCTAAACAATGTTGTTTTAAAAAATTAGTCAAACGACGTTGTTTTGCTTCTTTAAACACTTGAAGCATCTCTTTCGCGAAACTAAAGCGCCAAATCGACTTCATATTCCTCACTCGGAAATGAGGAAGATGAAGTCGGTTTAGGGTTCTGGTTTCGCAAAAAAATATGCTTTGAGTGTTTACAAAAGTAAAACTACGTTGTTTGATTAATATTTAATCAGTTTTTAAAATAACGTTGTTTAAAGAGTTAACAAACGTCTATTTTTTTAATCTAGTTTAACAATTGACTAT
Proteins encoded:
- the LOC106308825 gene encoding uncharacterized protein LOC106308825 — protein: MVNVRNASWIWKSLCKLRPIARPFIQCRVGSGITAKFWVDNWTSLGPLIDVVGENGPMITGVNLNAVVADALRNGGWIFERSRSRNPIISFMRESLPASQPIIESEEDDQYVWVTNRQNGSEAFSTSVTWRSLFPCNTEVFWHKEIWFTGRIPKHAFMSLIAARDRMVTRDRLISWGLQVPTVCVLCVRDDENRQHLFFDCVFSRQVWSHFVDRLHLSPPAQFESGLRWLKNPSRDKNVKLIVRLLYQACLYLIWRERNSRIHSGNTR